A window of the Kosakonia sp. BYX6 genome harbors these coding sequences:
- a CDS encoding gamma carbonic anhydrase family protein — MSSVLRPYKDLLPKLGQRVMVDTTSVVIGDVRIADDVGIWPLVVIRGDVNYVEIGARSNIQDGSVLHVTHQSSYNPDGDPLIIGEDVTVGHKVMLHGCTIGNRVLVGMGSILLDGAIIEDDVMIGAGSLVPQNKRLESGFLYLGSPVKQIRPLKEAEIEGLRYSANNYVKWKDEYLNQESQTTP, encoded by the coding sequence ATGTCTAGCGTTTTACGCCCTTATAAGGATTTACTTCCCAAACTTGGTCAGCGAGTAATGGTTGATACAACCAGCGTGGTGATTGGCGATGTCAGAATTGCTGATGATGTGGGTATTTGGCCGCTGGTCGTGATTCGTGGCGATGTGAATTACGTAGAGATAGGCGCACGCAGTAATATCCAGGACGGTAGCGTTCTACATGTCACTCACCAGTCTTCTTATAATCCCGACGGCGATCCGCTGATTATTGGCGAGGATGTGACGGTAGGACATAAAGTCATGCTACACGGCTGCACTATTGGCAATCGCGTGCTGGTCGGGATGGGTTCAATATTACTTGATGGTGCCATTATTGAAGATGATGTCATGATCGGCGCGGGCAGCCTGGTGCCTCAAAATAAAAGGTTGGAAAGCGGTTTTCTTTATTTAGGCAGCCCGGTAAAACAGATCCGCCCCTTGAAGGAGGCGGAAATTGAAGGGTTAAGGTATTCAGCCAATAACTATGTTAAGTGGAAAGATGAGTATTTGAATCAAGAAAGCCAGACCACGCCTTGA
- a CDS encoding amino acid ABC transporter permease, translated as MTKAIVSPSTRQIPAGSNGAMLWVRKNLFSSWSNSLLTLLSLWLMWELIPPLLDWVLFQANWIGSTRADCTKAGACWVFIHERFGQFMYGLYPHDQRWRINLALVVGLLSIAPMFWKSLPRRGRYIACWAVIYPIVVWWLMFGGFLGLERVETRQWGGLTLTLIIASVGIAGALPLGILLALGRRSKMPVVRILSVVFIEFWRGVPLITVLFMSSVMLPLFMSEGTSIDKLIRALVGVVLFQSAYVAEVVRGGLQALPKGQYEAAESLALGYWKTQGLVILPQALKLVIPGLVNTIIALFKDTSLVIIIGLFDLFSSVQQATVDPAWLGMSTEGYVFAALVYWIFCFSMSRYSQHLEKRFNTGRTPH; from the coding sequence ATGACAAAAGCAATTGTGTCGCCCTCTACGCGCCAGATTCCGGCAGGAAGCAATGGCGCGATGTTGTGGGTACGAAAAAATCTGTTTTCTAGCTGGTCGAACTCGCTGCTGACACTGCTCAGCCTGTGGCTGATGTGGGAACTGATCCCACCGCTGCTGGACTGGGTATTGTTTCAGGCGAATTGGATTGGCTCGACCCGCGCCGATTGCACCAAAGCGGGTGCCTGTTGGGTTTTTATCCATGAACGTTTTGGCCAGTTTATGTATGGTCTTTATCCGCACGATCAGCGTTGGCGCATTAACCTGGCTTTGGTAGTTGGCCTGCTCTCTATTGCCCCGATGTTCTGGAAATCACTGCCGCGGCGTGGCCGCTACATTGCCTGCTGGGCGGTAATCTACCCGATTGTTGTTTGGTGGCTGATGTTTGGCGGTTTCCTTGGGCTGGAACGTGTCGAAACCCGCCAGTGGGGTGGCTTAACCCTGACGCTGATTATCGCTTCTGTCGGTATCGCCGGTGCGCTGCCGCTGGGGATTTTACTGGCGCTGGGCCGCCGCTCGAAGATGCCGGTGGTTCGCATCCTATCGGTGGTGTTTATCGAGTTCTGGCGCGGCGTTCCGCTGATTACGGTGCTGTTTATGTCCTCGGTGATGCTGCCGTTGTTTATGTCGGAAGGCACCAGTATCGACAAGCTGATCCGCGCGCTGGTTGGCGTGGTCTTGTTCCAGTCCGCCTATGTTGCGGAAGTGGTACGCGGTGGTTTGCAGGCGCTGCCGAAAGGCCAGTACGAAGCAGCTGAATCTTTGGCGCTCGGTTACTGGAAAACACAGGGGCTGGTTATTCTGCCGCAGGCATTGAAGCTGGTGATCCCGGGGCTGGTGAACACCATTATCGCGCTGTTTAAGGACACCAGTTTGGTGATCATCATCGGTCTGTTTGATCTGTTTAGCAGTGTGCAGCAGGCGACCGTCGATCCCGCCTGGTTGGGAATGTCGACCGAAGGTTATGTTTTTGCTGCGTTAGTTTACTGGATTTTCTGTTTTAGCATGTCGCGCTATAGCCAGCACCTGGAGAAGCGCTTTAACACCGGGCGTACACCGCACTGA
- a CDS encoding DUF2556 family protein, which produces MIRKYGWLIAFALSILALDGLIMHWVEYMTTDIDKCRNMNSVNPLKLVNCDNL; this is translated from the coding sequence ATGATTCGCAAATATGGGTGGCTGATTGCTTTTGCTCTCTCGATCCTCGCGCTGGATGGCTTAATCATGCACTGGGTGGAGTATATGACCACCGACATCGATAAATGCCGCAATATGAATTCCGTCAATCCGCTCAAACTGGTGAACTGCGATAATCTGTAA
- a CDS encoding amino acid ABC transporter substrate-binding protein, producing MKKMMIASLVAAGALFAVANQAHAGATLDAVKKKGFVQCGISDGLPGFSYADASGKFTGIDVDVCRGVAAAVFGDDTKVKYTPLTAKERFTALQSGEVDMLSRNTTWTSSRDGGMGLSFTGVTYYDGIGFLTHNKAGLKSAKELDGATVCIQAGTDTELNVADYFKSNKMQYTPVTFDRSDESAKALESGRCDTLASDQSQLYALRIKLSTPGEWIVLPEVISKEPLGPVVRRGDDDWFSIVRWTLFAMLNAEEMGVNSKNVDEKAANPATPDMAHLLGKEGDFGKDLKLDNKWAYNIIKKVGNYAEVFERNVGSESPLKIKRGQNNLWNNGGIQYAPPVR from the coding sequence ATGAAAAAGATGATGATAGCCAGCCTGGTCGCTGCCGGTGCACTGTTTGCTGTCGCAAACCAGGCTCACGCAGGCGCAACGCTGGATGCCGTAAAAAAGAAAGGCTTTGTACAATGCGGTATCAGTGACGGCCTGCCCGGCTTCTCTTATGCGGATGCGAGCGGTAAATTCACCGGTATCGACGTGGATGTTTGCCGTGGCGTTGCTGCTGCCGTGTTCGGCGATGACACTAAAGTAAAATACACGCCGCTGACCGCTAAAGAGCGTTTCACCGCGCTGCAATCCGGCGAAGTGGATATGCTCTCACGCAATACCACCTGGACTTCGTCTCGCGACGGCGGCATGGGTCTCTCCTTCACTGGTGTAACGTATTACGATGGCATCGGCTTCCTCACGCATAACAAAGCGGGCCTGAAAAGTGCGAAAGAGCTTGATGGCGCAACCGTTTGTATTCAGGCAGGTACTGACACCGAGCTGAACGTGGCGGATTATTTCAAATCCAACAAAATGCAATATACCCCGGTGACATTCGACCGCTCTGATGAATCCGCGAAAGCGCTGGAGTCCGGCCGTTGCGATACGCTGGCTTCTGACCAGTCTCAGTTGTATGCGCTGCGTATTAAACTGAGCACCCCGGGCGAGTGGATCGTTCTGCCGGAAGTGATCTCCAAAGAACCGCTGGGTCCGGTGGTTCGCCGTGGTGATGATGACTGGTTCTCTATCGTACGCTGGACGCTGTTCGCTATGCTGAATGCGGAAGAGATGGGTGTGAACTCGAAGAACGTCGACGAGAAAGCGGCAAACCCGGCAACGCCGGATATGGCTCACTTGCTGGGTAAAGAAGGCGACTTCGGTAAAGACCTGAAGCTGGATAACAAGTGGGCTTACAACATCATCAAGAAAGTCGGGAACTACGCTGAAGTCTTTGAACGTAACGTGGGTTCAGAAAGCCCGCTGAAAATTAAACGTGGCCAGAACAACCTCTGGAACAACGGCGGTATTCAGTACGCTCCGCCAGTGCGCTAA
- a CDS encoding putative bifunctional diguanylate cyclase/phosphodiesterase, protein MLVSQYDYILVVVSFVVAILASYTALNMAGRVSTSTGTSSWVWLSGGGVAMGIGVWAMHFIGMLAMNMSMNMHYEPLLTVLSMVIAIGSSLFALWLVSVPELHLRRLLPGSIVMGLGIAAMHYTGMAALQVSPAIIWRMGWVAVSVIIALVASFAALWLTFRLRHEGAQVALMRFGAAILMGVAIAGMHYTGMAAAQIPLQHSMAGHHGFNSNWLAILVSMMAFSVLGITLLVSMFDARLQARTSLLATSLAAANRELARLALHDTLTRLPNRVLLADRLEQAVNKAKREGSFFALMFMDLDGFKTVNDAWGHDVGDKLLVAVTDRLTQQLKGQYTLARIGGDEFVLLAEVDAPDDAAAMASSLVRVIDKPFNIDPYDVMVTLSVGIALYPHDGKNERELMFNADAAMYHTKHVGRNGYHFFQPSMNTLAQTQLQLLNDLWMALEREEFRLVYQPKFKAPSGPVIGFEALLRWQHPYQGVLSPDVFLPLAEKTGLIVPLGNWVVDEACRQLSEWHKQGHTEWSIAVNLSTLQFEQSALVQTIMDTLKKHDVPPDKLILEVTETTAMSNPDESVRVLTELTASGVKASIDDFGTGYSSLLYLKRLPACELKIDRAFVRELSNEGDDATIVSAIVALAKTLNLKVVAEGVETEAQQAFLTELGCNTLQGYLLGKPVSAESITAQGNKFSLSDSVI, encoded by the coding sequence ATGCTGGTTAGCCAATACGACTATATCCTTGTTGTTGTTTCTTTTGTTGTAGCCATTTTGGCCTCCTATACCGCCCTGAACATGGCCGGACGCGTCTCCACCAGCACCGGTACGTCATCATGGGTCTGGTTAAGTGGCGGCGGCGTTGCAATGGGGATCGGCGTCTGGGCCATGCACTTTATCGGCATGCTGGCCATGAATATGTCGATGAATATGCACTATGAACCGCTGCTGACCGTGCTCTCAATGGTGATTGCCATCGGTTCGTCGTTGTTCGCGCTGTGGCTTGTCAGCGTTCCCGAACTGCATTTACGTCGTCTGCTCCCTGGCTCCATCGTTATGGGTTTGGGCATTGCGGCGATGCATTACACCGGCATGGCGGCGTTACAGGTTTCCCCGGCGATTATCTGGCGCATGGGCTGGGTCGCCGTGTCGGTGATCATTGCCTTAGTCGCCTCCTTTGCCGCGCTGTGGCTCACTTTCCGCCTGCGTCATGAAGGCGCGCAGGTCGCGCTCATGCGTTTTGGTGCCGCCATTTTGATGGGCGTTGCCATTGCCGGGATGCATTACACCGGCATGGCGGCGGCGCAAATTCCCCTGCAGCACAGCATGGCTGGTCATCATGGTTTCAATAGCAACTGGCTGGCGATCCTGGTCAGCATGATGGCCTTCTCGGTACTGGGCATTACCTTATTGGTATCAATGTTTGATGCCCGTTTGCAGGCGAGAACTTCTTTGCTGGCCACCTCGCTGGCCGCCGCCAACCGCGAACTGGCACGCCTGGCGCTTCACGATACCTTAACGCGCTTGCCCAACCGCGTGTTGTTGGCAGACCGCCTTGAACAGGCGGTGAATAAAGCCAAACGTGAAGGCTCTTTCTTCGCGCTGATGTTTATGGATCTTGATGGTTTCAAAACCGTCAATGATGCGTGGGGCCACGATGTCGGCGATAAATTACTGGTCGCGGTTACCGATCGGCTGACGCAGCAATTAAAAGGGCAATATACGCTGGCGCGCATTGGCGGCGATGAATTTGTGTTGCTGGCGGAAGTCGATGCGCCGGATGATGCGGCCGCTATGGCCAGCTCGCTGGTGCGCGTGATCGATAAACCGTTCAATATCGATCCTTATGATGTGATGGTGACATTGAGCGTCGGTATCGCCCTTTATCCGCACGACGGTAAAAACGAACGTGAATTGATGTTCAACGCCGATGCGGCGATGTATCACACCAAGCATGTGGGGCGTAACGGATACCATTTCTTCCAGCCTTCGATGAATACGCTGGCGCAAACGCAGCTGCAATTGCTGAATGATTTATGGATGGCGCTGGAGCGCGAAGAGTTTCGCCTGGTTTATCAGCCCAAATTCAAAGCCCCTTCCGGCCCGGTGATTGGCTTCGAAGCGCTACTGCGCTGGCAGCATCCTTATCAAGGCGTTCTCTCCCCGGATGTGTTTCTGCCGCTGGCGGAGAAAACCGGCCTGATTGTTCCGCTTGGCAACTGGGTTGTAGATGAAGCCTGCCGGCAGCTCAGCGAATGGCACAAGCAAGGCCATACGGAATGGTCCATCGCCGTCAATCTCTCCACGTTACAGTTTGAGCAGAGCGCGCTGGTGCAAACCATTATGGATACGCTGAAAAAGCATGATGTTCCGCCAGATAAGCTGATTCTGGAAGTTACCGAGACCACCGCAATGAGTAACCCGGATGAGAGCGTACGGGTACTGACAGAATTGACGGCGTCAGGCGTGAAGGCGTCCATTGATGATTTCGGTACCGGTTATTCCAGCTTGTTGTATTTGAAGCGCCTTCCGGCGTGTGAGTTGAAAATCGATCGCGCGTTTGTGCGTGAGCTGAGCAATGAAGGCGATGATGCGACGATCGTCTCGGCGATTGTGGCGCTCGCCAAGACACTGAACCTGAAGGTGGTCGCGGAAGGCGTAGAAACGGAAGCGCAGCAGGCATTTCTTACCGAGTTGGGTTGTAACACCTTACAAGGTTATTTATTGGGTAAACCGGTAAGCGCTGAATCTATTACCGCGCAGGGAAATAAATTTTCCCTGTCGGATTCCGTTATCTGA
- a CDS encoding DUF1488 domain-containing protein, with product MNQAIQFSDREEWNASMQAVCFPALVNGMQVICAIKGDVLAQRYGGETPEQYLALFRDYRWDLEEEAEQLIRQQAEDAQGVVWLS from the coding sequence ATGAACCAGGCCATCCAGTTTTCGGATCGTGAGGAATGGAATGCTTCAATGCAGGCGGTGTGTTTTCCTGCTCTGGTCAATGGCATGCAGGTCATTTGTGCCATTAAAGGCGACGTGCTGGCGCAACGCTACGGTGGCGAAACGCCAGAACAATATCTGGCGCTCTTTCGTGATTATCGCTGGGATCTGGAAGAAGAGGCGGAACAACTTATCCGCCAGCAAGCAGAAGACGCTCAAGGCGTGGTCTGGCTTTCTTGA
- the dusB gene encoding tRNA dihydrouridine synthase DusB → MRIGHHQLRNRLIAAPMAGITDRPFRTLCYEMGAGLTVSEMMSSNPQVWESEKSRLRMVHIDEPGIRTVQIAGSDPEEMAEAARINVESGAQIIDINMGCPAKKVNRKLAGSALLQYPDLVKSILTAVVGAVDVPVTLKIRTGWAPEHRNCVEIAQLAEECGIQALTIHGRTRACLFNGDAEYDSIRAVKQKVSIPVIANGDITDPLKARAVLDYTGADALMIGRAAQGRPWIFREIQHYLDTGELLAPLPLAEVKRLLCAHVRELHDFYGQAKGYRIARKHVSWYLQEHAPNDQFRRTFNAIEDASEQLEALEAYFENFA, encoded by the coding sequence ATGCGCATCGGACACCACCAGCTCAGAAATCGCCTGATCGCAGCGCCAATGGCTGGCATTACTGACAGACCATTCCGGACGTTGTGCTACGAGATGGGAGCCGGTTTAACCGTATCCGAGATGATGTCGTCTAACCCGCAAGTGTGGGAAAGCGAAAAATCCCGACTACGGATGGTGCACATTGATGAACCCGGTATTCGCACCGTGCAAATTGCGGGAAGCGACCCGGAAGAGATGGCGGAAGCCGCACGTATCAACGTGGAAAGTGGCGCTCAGATTATTGATATCAATATGGGCTGTCCGGCTAAAAAGGTGAATCGCAAGCTTGCAGGTTCCGCCCTGTTGCAGTACCCGGATTTGGTGAAATCGATCCTGACCGCGGTAGTTGGCGCAGTGGATGTCCCTGTTACGCTGAAGATTCGCACGGGCTGGGCTCCGGAGCACCGTAACTGCGTAGAGATTGCCCAACTGGCCGAAGAGTGTGGCATTCAGGCTCTGACCATTCATGGACGCACCCGCGCCTGTTTGTTCAATGGAGATGCTGAGTACGACAGTATTCGGGCAGTTAAGCAGAAAGTTTCCATTCCGGTTATCGCGAATGGCGACATTACTGACCCGCTTAAAGCCAGAGCTGTGCTCGACTATACGGGGGCAGATGCCCTGATGATAGGCCGCGCAGCTCAGGGAAGACCCTGGATCTTTCGGGAAATCCAGCATTATCTGGACACTGGGGAGCTGCTGGCCCCACTGCCTTTGGCAGAGGTTAAGCGCTTGCTTTGCGCGCATGTTCGGGAACTGCATGACTTTTATGGTCAGGCAAAAGGTTACCGAATCGCACGTAAACACGTCTCCTGGTATCTCCAGGAGCACGCTCCGAATGACCAGTTTCGGCGCACATTCAACGCCATTGAAGACGCCAGCGAACAGCTGGAGGCGTTGGAGGCATACTTCGAAAATTTTGCGTAA
- the tsaC gene encoding L-threonylcarbamoyladenylate synthase type 1 TsaC, producing the protein MKNNLPTDPIASMVEILNKEHVIAYPTEAVFGVGCDPDSEIAVHRLLELKQRPVDKGLILIAANYEQLKPYIDDSMLDDAQRQAIFACWPGPVTFVFPAKPSTPRWLTGRFDSLAVRVTDHPLVIELCEAYDKPLVSTSANLSGLPPCRTAQEVIEQFGPGFPVVDVPTGGRQNPSEIRDALTGELFRQG; encoded by the coding sequence GTGAAGAATAACCTGCCAACAGATCCCATCGCTTCAATGGTGGAGATCCTGAACAAAGAACACGTCATCGCTTATCCAACAGAAGCTGTCTTCGGTGTCGGCTGTGATCCTGACAGCGAAATTGCTGTGCATCGCCTCCTCGAACTGAAACAGCGGCCTGTGGATAAAGGCTTAATCCTTATTGCTGCAAATTATGAACAGCTAAAACCCTATATAGATGACAGCATGCTGGATGATGCGCAGCGTCAAGCCATCTTTGCGTGCTGGCCCGGCCCGGTAACATTTGTTTTTCCAGCTAAACCGAGTACGCCGCGCTGGTTAACAGGGCGTTTCGACTCTTTAGCTGTGCGCGTAACCGACCACCCGTTGGTGATTGAGCTGTGTGAAGCCTACGATAAGCCGCTGGTTTCGACGAGCGCTAACTTGTCTGGCTTGCCGCCCTGCAGAACCGCCCAGGAAGTAATCGAGCAATTTGGCCCGGGTTTCCCGGTGGTTGATGTCCCAACCGGTGGCCGGCAGAATCCTTCTGAAATCCGTGACGCCCTTACCGGCGAACTTTTCCGTCAGGGGTAA
- the fis gene encoding DNA-binding transcriptional regulator Fis, whose product MFEQRVNSDVLTVSTVNSQDQVTQKPLRDSVKQALKNYFAQLNGQDVNDLYELVLAEVEQPLLDMVMQYTRGNQTRAALMMGINRGTLRKKLKKYGMN is encoded by the coding sequence ATGTTCGAACAACGCGTAAATTCTGACGTACTGACCGTTTCTACCGTTAACTCTCAGGATCAGGTAACCCAAAAACCGCTCCGTGACTCGGTAAAACAGGCACTGAAGAACTATTTTGCTCAACTGAATGGTCAAGATGTTAATGATCTGTATGAGCTGGTACTGGCTGAAGTAGAACAGCCACTGTTGGACATGGTGATGCAATACACCCGTGGTAATCAGACCCGCGCGGCGCTGATGATGGGCATCAACCGCGGCACGCTGCGTAAAAAACTGAAAAAATATGGAATGAACTGA
- the aroE gene encoding shikimate dehydrogenase, which translates to MESYVVFGNPISHSKSPFIHQQFASQLNIEHSYGRVLAPVDDFVNTLNAFFKAGGKGANITVPFKEEAFARADELTERAALAGAVNTLKRLEDGRLLGDNTDGIGLLSDLQRLAFIRPGIRILLVGAGGAARGVILPLLSLDCAVTITNRTYSRAQELAELFAHTGSIDAIAMDALSGHEFDLIINATSSGIGGDIPALPEKIIHPGLYCYDMFYQKGKTPFLAWCESLGAKQCADGLGMLVGQAAHAVLLWHGVLPDVEPVIAMLKQELEK; encoded by the coding sequence ATGGAATCTTACGTCGTCTTTGGCAATCCCATTAGCCATAGCAAATCGCCGTTTATACACCAGCAATTCGCCAGCCAACTGAACATTGAGCACTCGTATGGACGTGTTCTTGCGCCTGTGGACGACTTTGTGAATACGCTGAATGCTTTTTTTAAGGCGGGTGGCAAAGGCGCGAATATTACCGTGCCGTTTAAAGAAGAGGCGTTTGCTCGTGCCGATGAGTTGACCGAGCGCGCGGCGCTGGCGGGGGCGGTAAACACCTTAAAACGTCTTGAAGATGGCCGCTTGCTCGGTGATAACACCGATGGAATTGGTTTGTTGAGCGATTTGCAACGGCTGGCATTCATCCGTCCGGGCATTCGTATCCTTTTGGTAGGGGCGGGCGGCGCAGCGCGCGGTGTTATTCTTCCTTTACTATCGCTGGATTGTGCGGTGACCATCACGAACCGTACATATTCTCGGGCGCAAGAGCTGGCAGAACTTTTTGCTCATACGGGGAGTATTGACGCTATTGCGATGGATGCGCTGAGTGGTCATGAGTTCGATCTGATTATCAATGCGACCTCTAGCGGTATTGGTGGCGATATCCCGGCATTACCGGAAAAAATTATTCACCCCGGTCTTTATTGCTACGACATGTTCTACCAAAAAGGTAAAACGCCATTTCTTGCCTGGTGCGAAAGTTTAGGCGCAAAGCAATGTGCAGACGGTTTAGGGATGCTGGTGGGGCAAGCGGCGCACGCGGTATTGCTGTGGCATGGCGTGCTGCCAGATGTCGAACCTGTCATCGCCATGCTGAAGCAGGAACTGGAGAAATGA
- a CDS encoding amino acid ABC transporter permease, giving the protein MSHRRPTVKGSLSLSNPAVRAWLFQILAIVAVVVVAIYLIHNTVTNLNNRGITSGFAFLDRAAGFGIVQHLIDYEQGDTYGRVFLVGLLNTLLVSALCIVFASFLGFFLGLARLSENWLLRKLSTIYIETFRNIPPLLQIFFWYFAVLRNLPGPRQAVNTMELVFLSNRGLYIPSPQMGEGMLAFVGAIAIAVMITISLFRFNKAHQIKTGQLRRTWPIALALIIMLPLLAHWLFGAALHWQVPHLRGFNFQGGMVLIPELAALTIALSVYTSAFIAEIIRSGIQSVPHGQHEAARSLGLPHPVTLRQVIIPQALRVIIPPLTSQYLNIAKNSSLAAAIGYPDMVSLFAGTVLNQTGQAIETIAITMSVYLLISLTISLLMNIYNRRIALIER; this is encoded by the coding sequence ATGTCCCATCGCCGCCCAACCGTGAAAGGTTCCCTTTCCCTTTCTAACCCTGCGGTTCGCGCCTGGCTGTTTCAAATCCTTGCGATTGTCGCCGTGGTCGTTGTCGCAATCTATTTGATACATAACACTGTTACTAACCTGAATAATCGCGGGATCACCTCCGGCTTTGCATTTTTAGATCGCGCCGCCGGTTTCGGGATTGTTCAGCACCTGATTGATTATGAGCAGGGCGATACATATGGCCGGGTGTTCCTTGTTGGCTTGCTGAACACGCTGCTGGTCTCCGCGTTATGCATTGTTTTCGCCTCATTCCTCGGCTTTTTCCTTGGTCTTGCGCGCCTGTCGGAAAACTGGCTGCTGCGTAAACTGTCGACGATTTATATCGAGACTTTCCGTAATATCCCGCCGCTATTGCAGATCTTCTTCTGGTACTTCGCGGTACTGCGTAACCTGCCCGGCCCGCGCCAAGCGGTCAACACGATGGAACTGGTGTTTCTGAGTAATCGCGGCCTTTATATTCCTTCGCCGCAAATGGGCGAAGGGATGCTGGCTTTTGTCGGCGCGATCGCGATCGCCGTGATGATTACCATCAGCCTGTTTCGCTTTAATAAAGCCCATCAGATTAAGACCGGGCAACTGCGTCGCACGTGGCCCATCGCGCTGGCGCTGATCATTATGTTGCCGCTGCTGGCGCACTGGCTGTTTGGCGCGGCATTACATTGGCAAGTTCCGCATCTGCGCGGATTTAACTTCCAGGGTGGAATGGTGCTGATCCCGGAACTGGCGGCGCTGACTATTGCGCTGTCGGTATATACCTCCGCGTTTATCGCCGAAATTATCCGCTCGGGTATTCAGTCGGTTCCTCATGGGCAACATGAAGCGGCCCGCTCGCTTGGTCTCCCGCATCCGGTGACATTGCGCCAGGTGATTATTCCACAAGCGCTGCGCGTCATTATTCCGCCGTTAACCAGCCAGTATCTCAATATCGCGAAAAACTCGTCGCTGGCCGCGGCAATCGGTTACCCAGATATGGTGTCGTTATTCGCCGGTACCGTGCTGAACCAGACGGGCCAGGCCATTGAAACCATCGCCATTACGATGTCGGTTTATCTGCTTATCAGCCTGACGATTTCGCTGCTGATGAATATCTATAACCGCCGTATTGCCTTGATTGAGCGCTGA
- a CDS encoding amino acid ABC transporter ATP-binding protein produces the protein MSNITMQSGDAMITLENVNKWYGQFHVLKDINLDVKQGERIVLCGPSGSGKSTTIRCINHLEEHQQGRIVVDGIELNEDIRNIEKIRQEVGMVFQHFNLFPHLTVLQNCTLAPIWVRKMPKKEAEALAMHYLERVRIAEHAHKFPGQISGGQQQRVAIARSLCMKPKIMLFDEPTSALDPEMVKEVLDTMIGLAESGMTMLCVTHEMGFARTVADRVIFMDRGEIVEQAPPDEFFANPKSERTRAFLSQVIH, from the coding sequence ATGAGTAATATAACTATGCAATCTGGCGACGCGATGATTACGCTCGAGAACGTGAATAAATGGTACGGGCAGTTTCATGTTTTAAAAGACATCAATCTGGATGTGAAACAGGGGGAGCGGATCGTACTCTGCGGCCCTTCTGGCTCGGGGAAATCGACGACGATTCGCTGCATCAATCATCTGGAAGAACATCAGCAGGGCCGTATTGTGGTTGATGGTATCGAGTTGAACGAAGATATTCGTAATATCGAAAAGATTCGTCAGGAAGTCGGCATGGTGTTTCAGCACTTCAATCTCTTCCCGCATTTGACTGTATTGCAGAATTGCACGCTGGCGCCGATTTGGGTGCGCAAGATGCCGAAGAAAGAAGCGGAGGCATTGGCGATGCATTACCTGGAGCGAGTGAGGATTGCGGAGCATGCGCATAAGTTTCCGGGGCAGATTTCCGGTGGACAGCAGCAGCGCGTGGCAATTGCGCGTTCACTGTGTATGAAGCCGAAGATTATGCTCTTCGACGAACCCACGTCGGCGCTGGATCCGGAGATGGTGAAAGAGGTGCTGGATACGATGATTGGTCTTGCCGAATCAGGGATGACCATGTTGTGTGTAACGCATGAAATGGGATTTGCCCGCACCGTTGCTGATCGTGTGATCTTTATGGATCGCGGTGAAATCGTTGAGCAGGCTCCACCGGATGAGTTCTTCGCGAATCCGAAATCAGAACGTACCCGCGCGTTCCTGTCACAAGTTATCCATTAA
- a CDS encoding lipoprotein, which translates to MKKFISVALLATFLAGCAHDSPCVPVYDDQGRLVHTNTCMKGTTQDNWETAGAIAGGAAAIAGLTLGIVALTR; encoded by the coding sequence ATGAAAAAATTCATTTCCGTAGCACTGCTGGCAACCTTCCTTGCGGGTTGTGCCCACGATTCTCCTTGCGTACCGGTTTACGACGATCAGGGTCGGCTGGTACATACCAATACCTGCATGAAAGGGACGACACAGGATAACTGGGAAACCGCCGGTGCGATTGCTGGCGGCGCGGCGGCGATTGCTGGCCTTACGCTCGGCATCGTGGCGCTCACCCGATAA